In the genome of Osmerus mordax isolate fOsmMor3 chromosome 15, fOsmMor3.pri, whole genome shotgun sequence, one region contains:
- the zic1 gene encoding zinc finger protein ZIC 1, which yields MLLDAGPQYPTIGVTTFGSSRHHSTGEVTEREVALGINPFADGMGAFKINHSSHDLGSGQTAFSSQAPGYAAAALGHHHHPTHVSSYSTAAFNSTRDFLFRNRGFGDATSAQHSLFASAAGSFAAPHGHSDAAGHLLFPGLHEQAASHASSNVVNSQMRLGFSGDMYGRADQYGHVTSPRSDHYASTQLHGYGPMNMNMAAHHGAGAFFRYMRQPIKQELICKWIEPEQLTNPKKSCNKTFSTMHELVTHLTVEHVGGPEQSNHICFWEECAREGKPFKAKYKLVNHIRVHTGEKPFPCPFPGCGKVFARSENLKIHKRTHTGEKPFKCEFEGCDRRFANSSDRKKHMHVHTSDKPYLCKMCDKSYTHPSSLRKHMKVHESTTQGSQPSPAASSGYESSTPPTIVSPSTENQSSSSISPAVSTVHHTSHSTLSSNFNEWYV from the exons ATGCTCTTGGACGCAGGACCACAGTATCCTACCATAGGAGTGACTACTTTCGGCTCCTCGCGGCATCACTCAACAGGCGAAGTCACAGAAAGAGAAGTGGCTTTGGGGATAAATCCGTTCGCAGACGGGATGGGTGCTTTCAAAATCAACCACAGTTCGCATGATCTTGGCTCCGGGCAAACTGCATTTTCCTCCCAAGCGCCCGGCTACGCAGCCGCTGCACTGGGACATCACCACCACCCGACTCATGTCAGTTCTTACTCTACGGCGGCTTTCAATTCCACCCGGGATTTTCTCTTCAGAAATCGAGGCTTCGGAGACGCTACCAGCGCTCAGCATAGTCTCTTCGCCTCCGCAGCGGGAAGTTTTGCAGCCCCACATGGACACTCAGATGCAGCGGGACACCTGCTCTTCCCAGGACTTCACGAACAAGCCGCGAGCCATGCTTcctcaaatgttgttaatagtCAGATGCGATTGGGCTTTTCGGGGGACATGTACGGCAGGGCCGACCAGTATGGCCATGTTACAAGCCCGCGGTCCGACCACTATGCTTCGACCCAGTTGCATGGCTATGGCCCTATGAACATGAATATGGCCGCGCATCATGGAGCAGGGGCCTTCTTCCGTTACATGAGGCAGCCGATAAAACAAGAGCTGATCTGCAAGTGGATCGAACCAGAGCAACTAACGAACCCGAAAAAGTCGTGCAACAAAACTTTTAGCACAATGCACGAGCTCGTCACCCATCTGACGGTGGAGCATGTGGGAGGACCGGAGCAGTCGAACCACATTTGCTTCTGGGAAGAGTGTGCCCGAGAAGGAAAACCATTCAAAGCCAAATACAAACTTGTGAACCACATCAGAGTGCACACCGGAGAGAAACCATTTCCATGTCCATTTCCCGGTTGTGGCAAAGTATTTGCTCGATCGGAAAATCTAAAGATTCACAAAAGGACTCACACTG GCGAAAAACCTTTCAAGTGTGAGTTTGAGGGCTGCGACAGACGGTTTGCAAACAGCAGCGATCGCAAGAAACACATGCATGTCCACACGTCCGACAAGCCCTATCTTTGCAAAATGTGCGACaagtcatacacacaccccagctcTCTCCGGAAACACATGAAG GTTCACGAGTCGACCACTCAAGGATCCCAACCATCGCCAGCGGCAAGTTCAGGGTACGAGTCATCCACGCCACCAACTATTGTGTCACCGTCTACAGAGAACCAGAGCAGCAGTTCCATATCACCAGCAGTATCGACAGTTCATCACACAAGTCACAGCACGCTGTCATCAAATTTCAATGAATGGTACGTGTAA
- the zic4 gene encoding zinc finger protein ZIC 4, whose amino-acid sequence MSVDALGSPVMDPTFSKRNTALRLVDLAGAHHHHHHHHHTPQSVTGFPGFSSHPHSMAHAHPGEITAEPRLGPSPFGPEHMGHSAALKISPAHHYPHHHHHHNHHMAGHSEVVSSQTGAFGPVQATTVPYSMSHTAQALSAGRDFLIRRDLTAQAMPVLTDQAPGSTSHHGMFVSTTGSYPGHYGHHPDAGNHTLFSGLHHDQPSNGAPGGQALNGQIRLGIPGEMYVRSDHLSQVASSRADPFSASPLHGYGGLNLNMNLSAHHHGAGAFFRYMRQPIKQELICKWLEPEHSPKKLCSKTYSTMHELVTHVTVEHVGGPEQANHICFWEECPREGKPFKAKYKLVNHIRVHTGEKPFPCPFPGCGKVFARSENLKIHKRTHTGEKPFKCEFDGCDRRFANSSDRKKHSHVHTSDKPYNCKVRGCDKSYTHPSSLRKHMKVHCKSPPPSSGYESSTPSLVSPSSDIGREPGASSLSEPVASSQPANLSEWYVCHSSGASGTHTPPSGSSTPDPSDEPLYRNPQSRDAF is encoded by the exons ATGAGCGTGGATGCTTTGGGAAGCCCTGTGATGGACCCTACGTTTTCCAAACGGAACACGGCGCTGAGATTAGTTGACTTGGCAGGGgctcaccaccatcaccatcatcaccaccataccCCTCAGAGCGTGACAGGCTTCCCGGGGTTCAGCAGCCATCCACACTCAATGGCTCACGCGCACCCTGGGGAGATTACTGCGGAACCCCGCCTGGGGCCGAGTCCATTCGGGCCAGAACACATGGGGCACTCCGCGGCCCTCAAAATCAGCCCAGCCCATCATTatccccaccaccatcaccaccacaatCATCATATGGCAGGCCACAGTGAAGTGGTCTCCAGTCAAACGGGAGCTTTTGGCCCGGTGCAGGCAACGACGGTACCCTATTCTATGTCTCACACGGCCCAGGCGTTATCCGCAGGTAGGGATTTCCTCATTCGAAGAGATCTGACAGCTCAAGCCATGCCAGTGCTGACCGACCAGGCTCCTGGTTCAACCTCTCACCACGGAATGTTTGTCTCAACAACAGGTAGCTATCCAGGACACTATGGTCATCACCCCGACGCAGGAAACCATACCCTCTTCTCTGGACTCCATCACGATCAGCCATCTAACGGAGCACCAGGTGGCCAAGCCTTGAATGGTCAAATAAGGTTAGGAATACCTGGAGAAATGTACGTTAGGTCTGATCACTTGAGTCAAGTGGCAAGCTCAAGGGCTGATCCGTTCTCCGCCTCGCCTTTACATGGCTACGGTGGTCTGAATCTGAACATGAATCTCAGCGCTCATCACCACGGAGCCGGTGCCTTTTTCCGTTACATGAGGCAGCCGATAAAGCAAGAACTCATTTGCAAGTGGCTGGAACCGGAGCACTCGCCGAAGAAACTTTGCTCCAAAACTTACAGCACTATGCACGAGCTGGTAACGCATGTGACAGTGGAGCATGTTGGAGGACCCGAACAGGCAAACCATATATGCTTTTGGGAAGAGTGTCCAAGGGAAGGAAAACCATTTAAAGCCAAGTACAAACTTGTAAATCATATCCGCGTGCACACCGGAGAGAAACCGTTTCCTTGTCCATTCCCTGGATGTGGAAAAGTATTCGCAAGATCTGAAAACCTTAAGATTCACAAAAGAACACATACAG gtgaaaagccctttaaatgTGAGTTTGACGGATGTGACAGACGTTTCGCCAATAGCAGTGACCGGAAAAAGCACTCCCACGTGCACACCAGCGATAAGCCTTACAACTGCAAAGTAAGAGGTTGTGACAAATCTTACACACACCCGAGCTCACTAAGAAAACACATGAAGGTGCACTGTAAGTCTCCACCACCAAGTTCAGGCTACGAATCTTCAACTCCATCATTAGTGTCCCCCTCATCGGACATAGGCCGCGAGCCAGGGGCTTCATCGCTCTCAGAACCCGTCGCGTCGTCACAGCCCGCCAATCTTAGTGAGTGGTACGTTTGTCACAGTTCTGGAGCCAGTGGCACTCATACACCACCCAGCGGTTCCTCCACACCTGACCCCTCAGATGAACCACTTTACAGGAACCCTCAGTCAAGGGACGCCTTCTAA